One stretch of Caldinitratiruptor microaerophilus DNA includes these proteins:
- a CDS encoding aldehyde dehydrogenase family protein, producing MLEVPIWRCGHEAASLTTSVLRDYRGEPLARVHHAPALLVHRVVSRLRAAAPGPEEDPESRWDAIARAGELLTGSRLGGLGPEDHARLVTRATGAPLAWSRQALAELAGGLREIRSALHWQAPGGDLTVFRTRRVALPDGRTYAWVPAGRVLGFVAPSNHPTVHLTWVLALAMGWSVAVRPGSDDPLTPWRLALALRAAGFPAERIALLPGGHDLVPALVEACDRTVAYGGPVLADLLGRDARVLMNGPGRSRVLVDAPADPDATAGFLLECILHDGGRKCTCASAVLVRGEVPGLLDGLAGKLAAIPLLDPLDPAARVPAWKDPDAARRTPGRVVVHDGVTFVQPELVRCPDPFAPPFGLELPAPWATAAELPAGADPLPLLRGSLAVTLLTRDPGLVEACLTEPTIAKVFAGPVPPWFTEPGAPHHGRLSEFLFTSKAFREEGQPWR from the coding sequence GTGCTGGAGGTGCCGATCTGGCGCTGTGGCCACGAAGCGGCTTCGCTGACGACGTCCGTCCTCCGGGACTACCGCGGCGAACCCCTCGCCCGCGTACACCACGCGCCTGCCCTCCTGGTGCACCGGGTGGTGTCGCGGCTGCGCGCCGCTGCCCCCGGCCCGGAGGAGGACCCGGAATCGCGCTGGGACGCCATCGCCCGGGCGGGCGAGCTGCTGACCGGCAGCCGGCTGGGGGGCCTGGGGCCGGAGGACCACGCCCGCCTGGTCACCCGGGCCACCGGGGCGCCGCTCGCCTGGAGCCGCCAGGCCCTCGCCGAACTCGCCGGCGGGCTGCGCGAGATCCGCTCCGCACTGCACTGGCAGGCGCCGGGCGGGGACCTCACGGTCTTCCGTACCCGCCGGGTCGCGCTGCCGGACGGCCGCACGTACGCGTGGGTCCCGGCCGGACGGGTGCTCGGGTTCGTGGCCCCGTCGAACCACCCCACCGTGCACCTGACCTGGGTCCTCGCCCTGGCGATGGGCTGGAGCGTCGCCGTCCGGCCCGGCTCCGACGACCCGCTGACGCCCTGGCGCCTGGCCCTGGCCCTGCGGGCGGCCGGCTTCCCGGCCGAGCGGATCGCCCTGCTCCCGGGCGGCCACGACCTGGTACCCGCGCTGGTGGAGGCGTGCGACCGGACCGTCGCCTACGGCGGCCCGGTCCTGGCCGACCTCCTCGGCCGCGACGCCCGCGTCCTCATGAACGGCCCCGGCCGCAGCAGGGTGCTGGTCGACGCCCCGGCCGACCCCGACGCGACCGCCGGCTTCCTCCTCGAGTGCATCCTCCACGACGGCGGCCGCAAGTGCACCTGCGCGAGTGCCGTCCTGGTCCGGGGCGAGGTGCCGGGCCTCCTGGACGGCCTGGCCGGAAAGCTGGCGGCGATCCCCCTGCTCGACCCCCTCGACCCCGCCGCCCGGGTCCCCGCCTGGAAGGACCCGGACGCGGCGCGGCGGACCCCCGGCCGGGTGGTCGTCCACGACGGCGTCACCTTCGTTCAGCCCGAACTCGTCCGCTGCCCCGACCCCTTCGCCCCGCCCTTCGGCCTCGAGCTGCCGGCGCCCTGGGCGACGGCCGCCGAGCTCCCGGCCGGCGCCGATCCCCTGCCTCTTCTGCGGGGCTCCCTCGCGGTCACCTTGCTCACCCGGGACCCGGGGCTCGTCGAGGCGTGCCTCACGGAGCCGACCATCGCCAAGGTGTTCGCCGGCCCGGTGCCGCCCTGGTTCACGGAGCCCGGCGCGCCGCACCACGGCCGGCTGTCGGAGTTCCTCTTCACCAGCAAGGCCTTCCGGGAGGAGGGGCAGCCGTGGCGGTGA